The DNA sequence TTCAGATGGCATCAATAACTGCGAGTTCTGCCAATAGCTATTGGAACCAATGATTAAAAAAGATCCTCCAGCAATAGCAGCTGCATATTTCAGCCAGGTTTTAACTGCTCTCATATTGATTAGAGTTTGAAGCCAGTTTTGTTCATTTTAGAGCGTCTTTCAAGAGTTGTTCCTAGAAATTCTGGCATAAATGCCTGAGCCGCATTAACGACTTGCACAGGGTCTATACACCCCCGTATACGCCTCTGCAAGGTAGCTATATGTATAAAGAATGCTTAGGAAAGGATCTCTTTTAGAGGCTCTTGAGACTGGTCCTTGGTGTCGTAGAGAGAAGAAACCTTGAATACTCCCTAACGAAACACGCACCACCTTCCTATCACTCCATGTCTGAGCATTGTGTGGATAGATTTTGAATATTGTGTGGATAGAAAAAATTGCAAAAACTCAGATCTGTTGCCGTCACTAGGTTTCTCAACAGAGGGTTCTTATTGGTAACAAAGATGTTTTCTTTCAGTTGAGATCTGTTGGATATTAGTAATAGAAACTTGAAGTGGACCTTTTCTTTTTTATATTAAACAGATATTGAGTAGATAGCTGATAATGAAAGATACAAGGGATCTTCTAGTTAATTATGTCCAAAACAAATTCAAAAGTGACCGAGAAATCGTTCTTGCTGCTTTGAACTTAAGAAATGACATGCTAATGCGTGTCGATGAGAAGTTCAGAAGTGATCGGGAAATAGTTCTAGCTGCTGTTAAGTCATTTGGTTTAGCTCTCAAATTTGCTGATGAAAGCCTTAAGGCTAATCGAGAAATTGTTCTTGCTGCTGTTAAGTCAGATGGGAAAGCGCTTATGTATGCAGCTGAAGAATTAAAAGCTGATAGAGGAATCGTCCTTGCTGCTGTGAAATCAGATGGTTATGCACTTGCGCTTAAGACTAATCAAGAAACATTTCAAAGTGACCGAGAAATCGTTCTTGCTGCTGTTAGCTCAAAAAATTGCTATTGCAATGACAATAGTCTAGGAACAGCACTTGGCTTTGCCGATAGAAAATTTAACTGCGACCGTGAAATAGTTCTTGCTGCTGTTAATCAAAGTGGTTATGCGCTTAAGAATTGGGCTGATGAAAAGTTTCAAACCGACACCGAAATTGTAGTTGCAGCTATTAAATACATTTCTCTTGATTCTATTTATGGTGGGCATGACGAAGTAGATAAGAAGTATTGGAGCAATCGTGAAATAGTCTTAGAGGCTGTCAAATCAGTCGAAGGTGTCCTTTTATATGCCGAAAAATTTCAAAGCGATCGAGAAATCGTAATGGCAGCAGTTAAGCATGATTGGTTTGCCTTAAGTTATGCCAATAAGAAATTTCAAGCCGACCGTGAAATAGTTCTTGCTGCTGTGAAATCAGATGGTAATGCGCTTGAGTTTGCCGATGAAAAGTTTTTTAGCGACCGTGAAATCGCCCTTACAGCTGTTAGTTCCGGAGATGGGGCTTTTGATTATATCGACGAAAAATTCAAAAGTGACCGAGAAATCATTCTTGCTGCTGTTAAACAAACTGATTATGCACTCCGAGATGCCTCTGACGAATTAAAAGCTGATCGGGAAGTCGTTCTTGCTGCTGTTAAGTCTTTTGGTTGTGCACTCGACTATGCATCTGACGAATTAAAAGCTGATCGGGAAATAGTTCTTGCTGCTGTTAAGTCATTTGGTTGGGCACTCGGCTATGCCTCTGACGAATTAAAAGCTGATCGGGAAATAGTTCTTGCTGCTGTTAAGCAAAGTGGTTATGCGCTTGAATATGCCTCAGATGAATTAAAAGCTGATCGGGAAATAGTTCTCAGAGCTGTTAAAGAAAATGGTGAGGCATTTAGATTCGCCTCGAGAGAGTTAAAAGCTGATCGGGAAGTTGTTCTTGCTACTGTGACTTCCGGAGTTGAGGAGACTTTGGATTCTGTTATCGGCGAATATTTAAAAAATGAACGAGAAATTGTTCTTGCTGCTACGAAATCAGATTGCAGAGCATTTCGTTATGCCTCTGAACAATTAAAGAGTGATCGTGAAATACTCCTTGCAGCCTTAAAGTCGTTTACTCCTTTTAAAGAAAGCTCAATTTTTTCAAACGAGGTTTATTCTGATTAGTAATCAAAACTAGATTTAAAACTTTCGCCAAAAGAAGTAGTTAGCCAAAAGTTACTTTCAGTACAACCTAAATACACTGTGCTTGAAAAAAATGGCAACTGGTCAGAGGATAATGCCAATATCTCTGGGCGTCTAAAGAGTCTTGGTCACCAAGTTAAATACAGTTCTTTTAGTAGTGGATTAGCTTTAATCCAATGGCATAAGGGAAATTGGCATGGTGCGGCTGACCCAAGAAGAGAAGGGACAGCAGTCAGCTTGCAGGCAGAGGAAAATCCTTAAGAAGCTAAAAAGGTAAAGATGAATCCAACTTCTAATTCCTATTACCTTCAAATTCTAATTAGATAGAGTAAAGAAAAGAGATGGAAGCAAAGAACTTTCTTTTCATTAAATATCAATTAATAAATTGGTTTGCGAACGTTAAATTCCAAGATGCTTCTAAATACTAGCAAGCAGTTAACTCAAAAGTTCAATTAAATCAACACCCCATATTCTTAAATAACTATCTATTCGTAAAAGGAGGCATTTTACTTATATAGGCAGCAAAGAGAACAACAAGTATAAAAGGCCATGTAAAAAAAAGAGTAGAGACAATGATTGCCGCAAATGGGATAGCTAAGATGGCTAAGATAAATAAGAGAAGTATTTTTTCAGGCAACCCCATTGGCTTATTCATTCTTTCATTAAGTTCTTCAAGCCTACGTTGATGTTCTATTTTCTTCTGTCTTTCTTTCTCAGTTTTTTTATGTTCATATTTTTTGAAAAATTCCAGCATTTCTGGATCATCCTGAGCAGCCATCTCTAAATCAATCATTTTCTTCTCTCTACTTTTGAATACCTGTTTATATGATTTAGATGAGTTACCTATTAATACTTTAACTTCCTGAACTTGTTCTTCTGATAAGATAAACCATTCAGATTGGGGCAATCTATATGAGTCATATTTTCTATGCAAGATCTTCTCTAATCTCCCAGGATCCTTAACAATTTTTTGACTAATTAATCTTGTTTTAGTTCCAATCTCGAGTTGCCTTGAACGGCGATCCCAATTTAAAGTTATTCCAATTTTATAAGACCTTCCTTTTAGATCACTTATTAGATATATTGTTCCATACTTTGCATTCTCAGGTCGTGAGGGCTTTGAATTATTCATTTATAAAAGCTCATCTAATAAGTATTTTATTAGTAATAGAAACCTGATTGAAATAGAATAAAGAAATGAGGGTGAGAATGTTAAACCATCCACACACCATCCACACATCACTATATCGCTGAGATCCCATGGCATCACAGGAACCTAACTACTGGCTAATGAAGTGCGAACCTTGAATGGTTAAAAAGGATTGCATGTATACAAAATTGAATCAGCAGAATTGAAAAAACTAATTGCAATTAATCCGTGATTTTTTCTTGCCACTTGGAATATCACCAACTTTCAATCTTCTGATTTTTCCATCGTCCCAAATCCAAAAAACAGGGTCGGCTGCTTTTGCTTTCTGCAAGTCAGTTCTATCTCTCAAGCTAACAGGCTTAAATTCCTTAGTTGGATCGAAATCGCTATCTCTAACTGCCTGATTCAATACAATACTGCCTTCCGGCCCTGAAACAGATCTGTGATAAGTACCAATAGGTATCTGGAGAGCACCCATTTTTTGATTGAGGTAAATTACATGATGAGGCTCTTCCCATTCGGGGTTAAGCAAGGTAAAGGTACGCTTCCCCGCTAAGACCAAATTGTGGTCAACCTGGTGATGATGCACATAATACTGCTCAATTTCATCCTCATTTGGAGGGGAAATTGCACACCCATGATGAATGACTACATCAGATCCATTAGAGCCCTTGACTCCTGCATCAAAGAAAGTGACTTGAGGTGTTTCCCTAAACACATTCATTGGAACAAAGTTTAGAGAAATCTCTTTTTTACTTTTCGATTGATTCCACTGAACGTTAATTCGTATTGAGTCATCTAGACTTCTCAAAACAGGACAGTCCTTCGTGGCATTTTTGAGAACCTTTAATTGATCAGGCTCTAAATCACTTGGCATCTCAATTTGTAGTAATAAAGATTCAATCTTGCGTGGACCATTAGTTGTCATCTTCTTTTTAATTTCAACTGTTATCTCACCTAATTCCCAACCTTTTTCTTTTGCTTTAATTCCCATCACTGTAAGGAAACAAGTCCCTACTGCTGTCGCCAATAAATCAGTAGGAGCAAAGTTTTCTCCTTTTCCTGCATGATCAACAGGTGCATCAGTTCTAAGTGTTTGCCCAGAATGAACATGCTGAGCTTCTGTATGCAAATTCCCTAAATAACGACAAAGAATTCTGTCTACACTTCGTAGAGCTTACAAGTAGATTTAGCAGGATGAAGTTTACATTCCTCTTCCCAAAATAAATCTTGCTTTTGTTGTGGTAATTCATAAGAGAAATCATGAATATAATCAAGATCTCTCAGTGGATTTGTAAAGACTGTAAAAGGAGTTCTAAGTTTCATAATCCTCCTATTCGGTTAATTCATTTCTAACACATTCTTGTAAATTACATATAGGGCTTTCACGAAAGTATTTAGACTGTACGGTCCTTACTAATCAAAGTGTTATTAACCGTCTTAAGTGATATTTACCGTACATATTTCTTCGGTTTATATCATTAGTGATTTCTAAAATTAGAGACAAAATAATACTATTCCCGCACGGAACATCATGTACACATCCTTATTTGACACAGTTCTCTTCGACTCATTCTTTTCTCCTATGAGGACTGTTTATGTTGTCTCTGATAGTCAACTAGAGGAGATAAAGCGTAAACAACGACAAGAGGAGCTCGACAATCTTGAAGCTTCCCGCAAAAGACTAGAGGAAAGTTATCAGTCACGTATCAAAATCATTGATGAACGTGAGCATGAACTTCAAGAAGAACTCAAAGCGCTAGCACCAGGAGAAAAAAAAACTAAGCTTGCTGCTGAGAAAACTGAAAAGTGCGCTGTTAAGGCTTAAGTCTTTTAATTAGCCACGAGTGATGGGGATCACTAAATAGGTATAAAGGGGCCTTGTCGGGCCCCTTTATATGTTCAATTTCGAATGAATAGCCTTTGAGAAAAACAAAAAGCGAACTACGTAAAGATATTTTTAGACATGAAGAAGGGGGACGTATTTCGATGTCCCCCTTTGAGTCCAGCTCTTATTTTAATACCAACGAGCTCGGACTCCTATTTCATTTCTAGCCAACTAAGAACAAAACCCAAAGAGTATAAACACCTTCTTTTGATCTTTGCTAGCTAATGAAAAATGAGCTTAAAGCTATGACAAGAAAATGAATTATTATTTTTTATTCTGCACTAACCAATAAACAAAGAGAAATGAACCCCAAATTGGTAACAAATAAAGTGCTGTAAAAAAACCCATGAAAATAACTGAAAGGGCAACAATAATCAGACTAAAAATCCCAGCTCTGGTTAGCCAATTTCTTATTCGATCAGGCCAGCTTGGCCAACTTTCCTGACTTGGAAAACATATTTTATTTGAAAAATGGTTTGTTCTTTCTAAACGAAAATCCTCAAAATAAGCATAATTGCTATTTAACTCAGGGTTAATTCCTCTTTTGAAGATCCAGACTCTCATATTAAGAATTCCCAAACTACATGTGTAAAACTACTATCAATACTCCAACAGAAGATGGCTCTGATATGGACGGATCTCCGACTAAAAAGAACTTCTGTGCTAAAAAAATAAGCTAAGAGCACTCAAATTCCAAGTTGATCAAATGAAAAAGATTAGGGCTATAGCTATAGCTTTCGGTTTTGGGCTGGGTTTCCCTACAACATCATTAGCTGAAGTGCCACAAAGAATTCATCAACGCTGCCTTGAGGCAAGGGATTATCTTGGTTGTGTCAAAGCCATGCGAATAAATCCAGAGCTGAAGAAAAAAGAATTTGTTGGAATTGGTATACGAATCTTTTTAGACCAAGAGACTGCAAACCTAACTGTTCATTCTTCTATAAAAGGATCACCCGCAGACAAATCTGGCATCAAACCAGGTGATGTGATTCTCTCTATCGATGGCAGGCCAACAAAAGGGATGGGTCTCAAGGAAGCCATCGAATTAATAAAGGGAAAAGAAGGGAGCAATATCAGAATCGTCTTTCAAAGAATAAATGACTCAGGCAAAAGAAATCAGATCAAACTGCGTCTTGAAAGAGAAAAGATCTTGATTCCTAATCAACCAGTCTCGTCACAACCAGAATTTAGACAATGGATATATAAAGGATTTCCAGATGATCTCTCACCATTTTTTCCTCAGATAGAATGCAACCCAACAGAAAAAAATGAAAATAGCCTTGGTTTACAAACCTAATTGGAAGGAATCCGCCTGAATAGCAACCTTGTTTCGCTAAAAAGGATTTCGCACAAGAGAAGAACCACCTGTATCTTTTGATTTCTTTGAGCAAAAGCCCATGGCAAACGTCCTGATTTGATTAAATTACAAACCTCGTTATCTAATCATTATCTAAGCCTTGGAATAAATGGGATGTTTCTTACAGAAAAAATTACAAAAATGTCTGAACTGATTTAACGATAAATACAGGACGCATACATCCCCCATATTCCCCTCTAGAAAGTAGACATCGAGGTTAATGATTAATTTGCAAGACTTCTTTTCAGCAAGCTTTCAATCAAGTCTTCAGGTGCAGGGAAAAGCATTGAATACTCGTGTAAGAAAAGCGAACCACCTTTCTATGACTAGATAGTTATTCAAAGTTGGAATCGATTCACAAAAAAGTTGGAATGAGTTGCAGCCTCAATTCTTTAAATCGACTGGTAATACTGGCTTTCTTATTTAGCACTACTCAATTGAGAATGGTTGATTTTTTATTTTGATGTGATCTGTAGCTTCCAGTAATTCTTATTCCTTTCAAATCCTAATTAGATAGAGTAAAGAAAAGAGATGGAAGAATGAGGTTTCATTCCAACTCCATTCCAACCATCGAGTATCGCTAAGATTACAGACTATGACTGAACCAAACTACTGGATCATGAAAAGTGAACCAGACGCCTATAGCATTGATGACCTGAAAGAGGAAAAAGAAACACTTTGGGATG is a window from the Prochlorococcus marinus str. MIT 9211 genome containing:
- a CDS encoding PDZ domain-containing protein; the protein is MKKIRAIAIAFGFGLGFPTTSLAEVPQRIHQRCLEARDYLGCVKAMRINPELKKKEFVGIGIRIFLDQETANLTVHSSIKGSPADKSGIKPGDVILSIDGRPTKGMGLKEAIELIKGKEGSNIRIVFQRINDSGKRNQIKLRLEREKILIPNQPVSSQPEFRQWIYKGFPDDLSPFFPQIECNPTEKNENSLGLQT
- a CDS encoding DUF4116 domain-containing protein, which produces MKDTRDLLVNYVQNKFKSDREIVLAALNLRNDMLMRVDEKFRSDREIVLAAVKSFGLALKFADESLKANREIVLAAVKSDGKALMYAAEELKADRGIVLAAVKSDGYALALKTNQETFQSDREIVLAAVSSKNCYCNDNSLGTALGFADRKFNCDREIVLAAVNQSGYALKNWADEKFQTDTEIVVAAIKYISLDSIYGGHDEVDKKYWSNREIVLEAVKSVEGVLLYAEKFQSDREIVMAAVKHDWFALSYANKKFQADREIVLAAVKSDGNALEFADEKFFSDREIALTAVSSGDGAFDYIDEKFKSDREIILAAVKQTDYALRDASDELKADREVVLAAVKSFGCALDYASDELKADREIVLAAVKSFGWALGYASDELKADREIVLAAVKQSGYALEYASDELKADREIVLRAVKENGEAFRFASRELKADREVVLATVTSGVEETLDSVIGEYLKNEREIVLAATKSDCRAFRYASEQLKSDREILLAALKSFTPFKESSIFSNEVYSD
- a CDS encoding GIY-YIG nuclease family protein, whose amino-acid sequence is MNNSKPSRPENAKYGTIYLISDLKGRSYKIGITLNWDRRSRQLEIGTKTRLISQKIVKDPGRLEKILHRKYDSYRLPQSEWFILSEEQVQEVKVLIGNSSKSYKQVFKSREKKMIDLEMAAQDDPEMLEFFKKYEHKKTEKERQKKIEHQRRLEELNERMNKPMGLPEKILLLFILAILAIPFAAIIVSTLFFTWPFILVVLFAAYISKMPPFTNR
- a CDS encoding OsmC family protein, yielding MHTEAQHVHSGQTLRTDAPVDHAGKGENFAPTDLLATAVGTCFLTVMGIKAKEKGWELGEITVEIKKKMTTNGPRKIESLLLQIEMPSDLEPDQLKVLKNATKDCPVLRSLDDSIRINVQWNQSKSKKEISLNFVPMNVFRETPQVTFFDAGVKGSNGSDVVIHHGCAISPPNEDEIEQYYVHHHQVDHNLVLAGKRTFTLLNPEWEEPHHVIYLNQKMGALQIPIGTYHRSVSGPEGSIVLNQAVRDSDFDPTKEFKPVSLRDRTDLQKAKAADPVFWIWDDGKIRRLKVGDIPSGKKKSRINCN